One genomic region from Jiangella sp. DSM 45060 encodes:
- the cysT gene encoding sulfate ABC transporter permease subunit CysT: MRLTRGSGLGLGVALLWFSLLVLIPLAAVVATAAAGGWDGFWRAVTNEQTAAAIRLTVGTALLVTVVNVVMGTLIAWVLVRDRFPGQRALEVLIDVPFALPTIVAGLVLLSLYGPDSPLGLDVANTRAAVFLAFLFVTLPFVVRTVQPVLADLDREVEEAAASLGASRLTTFRRIILPALAPAIAAGAALSFARGVSEYGSLVLLSGNLPLRTEVTSVRILSSIENDNLANAAAVATVLLAVSFAVIVALDVIQRRVGRRG, encoded by the coding sequence GTGCGGCTCACCCGCGGGTCCGGGCTGGGGCTGGGCGTCGCCCTGCTCTGGTTCAGCCTGCTGGTGCTGATCCCGCTGGCGGCGGTCGTCGCGACGGCCGCCGCCGGCGGGTGGGACGGGTTCTGGCGGGCGGTGACGAACGAGCAGACGGCCGCGGCGATCCGGCTCACGGTCGGGACGGCGCTGCTCGTCACCGTCGTGAACGTGGTGATGGGGACCCTGATCGCGTGGGTCCTGGTGCGCGACCGGTTCCCCGGGCAGCGGGCGCTCGAGGTGCTCATCGACGTCCCGTTCGCGCTGCCGACGATCGTGGCCGGGCTGGTGCTGCTGTCGCTGTACGGGCCGGACAGCCCGCTCGGCCTGGACGTCGCCAACACCCGGGCCGCGGTGTTCCTGGCCTTCTTGTTCGTGACGCTGCCGTTCGTGGTCCGGACGGTGCAGCCGGTGCTGGCCGACCTGGACCGGGAGGTCGAGGAGGCCGCGGCGTCGCTGGGCGCGTCGCGGCTCACGACGTTCCGCCGGATCATCCTGCCGGCGCTGGCCCCGGCCATCGCGGCCGGCGCGGCGCTCTCGTTCGCCCGCGGCGTCAGCGAGTACGGCTCGCTGGTGCTGCTGTCGGGCAACCTGCCGCTGCGGACGGAGGTGACGTCGGTGCGCATCCTCAGCAGCATCGAGAACGACAACCTCGCCAACGCGGCGGCGGTGGCGACGGTGCTGCTGGCGGTCTCGTTCGCGGTGATCGTCGCGCTCGACGTCATCCAGCGCCGGGTGGGACGCCGTGGGTAG
- a CDS encoding sulfate ABC transporter permease: MGRGRGPGRWVARAVVTAYLVLLVAWPLWLVAQHTFADGLDSLRGILDDPDVAHALRLTVVVAVVSVVLNTVFGVGISLLVVRYAFPGKRLLNALLDVPLSVSPIVVGLALVLVYGGRSGWFGPALESAGLQVVFATPGIVLATTFVALPLVIREVVPVLEEIGTEQEQAAQSLGATAAQTFRRITLPAIRWGVTYGVVLSLARSLGEFGAVKVVSGNVLGETRTATLVVEEKYLNFDQGGAYATAFLLALVAVACIVVVSIVRPKEEPR, from the coding sequence GTGGGTAGGGGCCGCGGGCCCGGCCGGTGGGTCGCCCGCGCCGTCGTGACGGCGTACCTGGTGCTGCTGGTCGCGTGGCCGCTGTGGCTGGTCGCGCAGCACACCTTCGCCGACGGCCTCGACAGCCTGCGCGGCATCCTCGACGACCCGGACGTCGCGCACGCGCTGCGGCTCACCGTCGTCGTCGCGGTCGTCTCGGTCGTGCTGAACACGGTGTTCGGCGTCGGCATCTCGCTGCTCGTCGTGCGGTACGCGTTCCCCGGGAAGCGGCTGCTCAACGCGCTGCTGGACGTGCCGCTGTCGGTGTCGCCGATCGTGGTCGGGCTGGCGCTGGTGCTGGTGTACGGAGGGCGGTCCGGCTGGTTCGGGCCGGCGTTGGAGTCCGCCGGGCTGCAGGTGGTCTTCGCCACCCCGGGCATCGTGCTGGCGACGACGTTCGTGGCGTTGCCGCTGGTGATCCGCGAGGTGGTGCCCGTCCTCGAGGAGATCGGCACCGAGCAGGAGCAGGCGGCGCAGAGCCTCGGCGCGACGGCCGCGCAGACGTTCCGCCGCATCACGCTGCCGGCGATCCGCTGGGGCGTCACGTACGGCGTGGTGCTCAGCCTGGCGCGGTCGCTGGGCGAGTTCGGCGCCGTCAAGGTCGTCTCCGGCAACGTCCTCGGCGAGACCCGCACCGCCACGCTCGTCGTCGAGGAGAAGTACCTGAACTTCGACCAGGGCGGCGCCTACGCCACCGCGTTCCTGCTCGCGCTGGTCGCCGTCGCCTGCATCGTCGTCGTCTCGATCGTCCGGCCGAAGGAGGAACCCCGTTGA
- a CDS encoding sulfate/molybdate ABC transporter ATP-binding protein, producing MSIEITGVTKRFGDFVALEDVSVSIPSGQLTALLGPSGGGKSTLLRIIAGLEYADAGTVGIEGLDATALPARKRGVGFVFQHYAAFKHLTVRRNIAFGLEIRKRPKDEIRHRVDELLALVHLEQFAERLPAQLSGGQRQRMALARALAVEPKVLLLDEPFGALDAKVRKELREWLRRLHDEVHVTTVFVTHDQEEALEVADEIVVVNEGRVEQIGTPDQLYDEPANDFVMRFLGPVTQLGDLLVRPHDVALAPGADDPDAVAGRVARVVRVGFEVRVEVSTGEQVVLATLTRTEFLRLGVGVGATVSVRVVPGAPVVPVRGSVVRSGLEVPAR from the coding sequence TTGAGCATCGAGATCACCGGCGTGACCAAGCGCTTCGGCGACTTCGTCGCGCTCGAGGACGTCTCCGTCAGCATCCCGTCCGGGCAGCTCACCGCGCTGCTCGGCCCGTCGGGCGGCGGCAAGTCGACGCTGCTGCGGATCATCGCCGGGCTGGAGTACGCCGACGCCGGCACCGTCGGCATCGAGGGCCTGGACGCCACCGCGCTGCCGGCCCGCAAGCGCGGCGTCGGCTTCGTCTTCCAGCACTACGCCGCGTTCAAGCACCTCACGGTGCGGCGCAACATCGCCTTCGGCCTGGAGATCCGCAAGCGGCCGAAGGACGAGATCCGCCACCGGGTGGACGAGCTGCTGGCGCTGGTGCACCTGGAGCAGTTCGCCGAGCGGCTGCCGGCCCAGCTGTCCGGCGGCCAGCGCCAGCGCATGGCGCTGGCCCGCGCGCTCGCCGTCGAGCCGAAGGTGCTGCTGCTGGACGAGCCGTTCGGCGCGCTGGACGCGAAGGTCCGCAAGGAGCTGCGCGAATGGCTGCGCCGGCTGCACGACGAGGTGCACGTCACCACCGTCTTCGTCACGCACGACCAGGAGGAGGCGCTGGAGGTGGCGGACGAGATCGTCGTGGTCAACGAGGGCCGGGTGGAGCAGATCGGCACGCCGGACCAGCTCTACGACGAGCCGGCCAACGACTTCGTCATGCGCTTCCTCGGGCCGGTGACGCAGCTGGGCGACCTGCTGGTCCGTCCGCACGACGTCGCGCTGGCGCCGGGCGCGGACGACCCGGACGCGGTCGCCGGACGGGTCGCGCGGGTGGTGCGCGTCGGGTTCGAGGTGCGGGTCGAGGTCAGCACCGGCGAGCAGGTCGTGCTGGCCACCCTGACCCGCACCGAGTTCCTGCGCCTGGGTGTCGGCGTCGGCGCGACGGTGTCCGTGCGGGTGGTGCCCGGCGCGCCCGTCGTCCCGGTGCGGGGTTCTGTCGTTCGATCGGGTCTGGAGGTTCCCGCGAGATGA
- a CDS encoding NAD(P)H-dependent oxidoreductase has product MSIVTVVGNPRPGSRTLGVATALSSAVAARAGLPDGPVFDLAGFGGQWLGDLASDGESALAAAAEASVLVVATPTYKASYTGLLKAFLDRLPGGALRGTVAVPVTVAAAPTHRFVADLQLRPVLAELGATLPVPSFVVEERELPDLLALAERWAAGHGAVLTATASALAAAEAA; this is encoded by the coding sequence ATGAGCATCGTGACAGTGGTCGGCAACCCGCGGCCGGGGTCGCGCACGCTGGGGGTGGCGACGGCGCTGTCGTCGGCGGTCGCCGCCCGTGCCGGTCTGCCGGACGGTCCGGTCTTCGACCTGGCCGGGTTCGGCGGGCAATGGCTGGGCGACCTCGCGTCCGACGGTGAGTCGGCGCTCGCCGCCGCCGCCGAGGCGTCGGTGCTGGTCGTGGCCACGCCGACGTACAAGGCCAGCTACACCGGGCTGCTCAAGGCGTTCCTCGACCGGCTGCCCGGTGGGGCGTTGCGCGGAACCGTCGCCGTGCCGGTGACGGTGGCCGCGGCGCCCACGCACCGGTTCGTCGCCGACCTGCAGCTGCGCCCCGTCCTCGCCGAGCTGGGCGCCACCCTGCCGGTGCCGTCGTTCGTGGTGGAGGAGCGGGAGCTGCCGGACCTGCTGGCGCTGGCCGAGCGCTGGGCCGCCGGCCACGGCGCCGTCCTCACCGCGACGGCGAGCGCGCTGGCCGCTGCCGAGGCGGCCTGA